Part of the Capsicum annuum cultivar UCD-10X-F1 chromosome 12, UCD10Xv1.1, whole genome shotgun sequence genome is shown below.
TGGGCCACGGTTTCAAGCGTGTTATGCATCAAAAATTGACCCAGGCATGCTAGTGAGGATGTGAGCATCCCAGTGTAATCTGTTTGGGTAGGCGGGgtcatttaggtggtcaaaagtGCAAAgtggcatgaatggggcatttttgagccaaatcagtgtgctatagcctacggttcctggggtgggatcggggtctgAGTGTGATGTGGGATGAAAACTAATCTatgcataccagggaggttggggagtaTGCCAGTATGGTATGTTTAGGTGGGCAGCAcaatttggatggtcaaatggcCAAAACGATGCGAATAAGACATTTTTGgggtaaatcggtgtgctatacccaCGATTCTTGGGGTGGGCCCGCGATTCGAGCAtgttatgggctaaaaattgatttgggtatgacagggaggttgggaatcatcccagtgtggttcgtttgggTAGACGGGGCCATTTGGGCGGTCAAACGGTCAAAACGGCGTGAGTGGGGCATTTTTGAGTTAAATCAGTATGTTGTAGCCCACAGGTcctggggtgggcccaaggtccgggcATTCTATAGGccaaaattgacctgggcatgccagagaggttggataGCATCTCAatatggtccgtttgggtgggcagggccatttgggtggtcaaatgggcaaatggatcatttttaggccaaattgatgtgctatagcccacggttcttaAGGTGTGCCTGGGGTTCGAccatgttgtaggccaaaaattgacctggacgTGCCATTATGGTTGGGGAGCGTCCCAGTATAGTTTTTTTGAGTAGGTAAGGCCATTTGGGTGTTCACACCGATGaaatgatgcgaacggggcatttttagtgcgaattggtgtgttatagcctatggttcCTAGAGTGGGCCTAGGCGTGCTTTTGACCAAAACTCGACCTacgcattccagggaggttaggtaGCAGCCCTatgtggtccgtttgggtggtcGAGATATTTAAGTGGTCAAATGGGTGgaacggcacaaatggggcattttcaggccaaatcggtgtgctatatcccacggttccTGAAATTGGCCAAGGGTCCGGACGTACTGTGGGATGAAAATCTACCTGGGCATGCCAGAGATATTGGGGagcatcccagtatggtccgttttggtgggtagggccatttgggtggtcaaataggcaaaagaGCGCAAAAGaggaatttttgagccaaataggtgtgctataacctacggttCCAAtggtggacctggggtccgggcTTGTTGTGGCCTAAAAATTGAACTAGGTATGTAGGGGTGGTTGGGTAGCATCCTAGTATTGTCCATTTGGGTGGGTGGTACcaattgggtggtcaaacgggtgaaacaatgtgaatgaggcattttcggtcCAATTTGATTTGCTATAAACAATGATTCCtagggtaggcccggggtccaggggtgttgtgggccaaaaattggccTAGGCATGCCAAAGAGTTTGGGAGAGTTCTAATGTAGTCCGTATGTGTGGACGAggtaatttgggtggtcaaacaggagaaacggcacgaacggggcatttttgggctgaatcgatgtgctatagccaacggttccTGGGTGGGCTTAGGTTCCGAGTgtgttgtaggctaaaaattgaattagacgtgccagggaggttggggagtaTCCCAGTAAggtccgtttgggtggacaaGGTCATTTGTGCAGTCAAACTAGCAAAatagcacaaacggggcattttcgatccaaattggtatgctatagtcCACGTTTCCTGGGGTGGGTCCGGGCATTCTATGGGCTAAAAAGTGACCTTGATGTTCCATAGAGGTTGGGaagcatcccagtgtggtccgtttgtgTGTATGGATCCattagggtggtcaaacgggcaaaacggcgcgaatagggcattttgtggctaaattagtgtgctatagcccacggttcctagggtgggcccgaggttcgggagtgttgtgggccaaaaatcaacctgagTGTGCTCGGGTGGTTGGGGagcatcccagtatggttcgtttaggTGGgagggccatttggttggtcaaacaggcgaaacaacgtgaacgaggcattttcgagccatatcgatatgttatagcccacagttctagggctgggctcggggtttgggcatGTTGACTGCTAAAAATTAACCCGAGCATGCTAGAAAagatggggatcatcccagtgtagtccgtttaggTAGGCGGGTccgtttgggttgtcaaacggtgcgaacggggcatttttaggccaaatcggtgtgctattgcccatggttccTGGGATGGGCTTGGGTgtcctgtgggccaaaaatcaacttggGCACGCTAGGGAGGCTGGGTaggtcctagtatggtccgtttgggtggtaGAGGCCACTTGGGTGGTCAGacaggcaaaatggtgcgaatgaGACATTatcgagctaaattggtgtgctacaacCCACGGTTCCTGGAGAGGGCCCAAGGACTGGGCGAgctatgggacaaaaatcaaccTAGGTATTCCCGGGAGGTTGTGGAACATCCCAGTGGTGGTTCGTTTGGGTGGGAGTAACCATTTGAgtagtcaaacgggcaaaacagcatgaacggggtgtttttgggccaaattggtgtgctatatcccatggttcctggggtgggctcggggtccgggcatgctgtgtgccaaaaatttaCCCAGGCCTGCTAGGTATATTAGAgagcatcccagtgtggttcatttggGTGGGCTGGGCCATTTTGGAGATcgaacgggcaaaatggcgcaaatagggcattttcaggccaaattacaactctcgttagaaagtgcaagcggtcgctgtcaaatatagaacccaactgggttgggtgttgaattccacagggaatactatgatcactaagtattgcgattattattagactgttgatcgaaggttccaaggtaaggggggtttcagtttaggtgcacaataatattatcagtgtaacgatgagatgatatgtgtaataatatttgatcacagagaaggacaaattagggttatgtccaccttgtagcttctacttctctattaactatgagtaataaggattttatacatgcatgcacttatagagatatgtattctaattctaaatccaagtgtttcttaaccatcaaggatttattcaccttagttctctcgaatccaaagtgtacaaccaattgtacgaactctccaagaagttaatcctgctaaggcattaacgtgtaaaatagaggttggaaaccctattttcttgtcacactctcttttccaaacaataacttttctatcgaacaagttattgctataatggcgcattccctatgtttgcaaccNNNNNNNNNNNNNNNNNNNNNNNNNNNNNNNNNNNNNNNNNNNNNNNNNNNNNNNNNNNNNNNNNNNNNNNNNNNNNNNNNNNNNNNNNNNNNNNNNNNNTAAAACATTTCTTCCCTGTTTTCTTTTCAAGCGAAAAGCTCTgtttcaagaaataaaataaaatcttagaTATAGCGCACATCGGAGAATTAGCTGAAATTTCTTGTAGTAAaaaaagtaatgtcccattttaaTACTATATTAGCTTTTAGACCattcaaataaaaagaataaaattgagACTTGTTGATATAAACTATTTAATTTTGCGttcttaatttaaataattgTCATAATGGTGTCTGTAACACATAGGGCGATTAATTTAGATTTGTGCTGCTGAAAGCACACTATAGTGGGGATTTAGTGCTTCCTATCGAACACGACTCTATTCCTAGATTCAATTCTGACTAAAACTTGAGCTCGAGACCTTGGTCAAACATACATAAATTTTACCACTATAGTGGCTTTTAGTGCTTCTTATCCAACGCGACTCAATTCCTAGATTTAAACTCTAATTAAAAACTCAGAACTCGAGACCTCTAGTACACTAGTTGCCTCAAGTAATTCTGGTTCAAACCCTGTATTATTTGTCGCAATAAATTCATCTAATacgaaaaattattaatttaaaacacaGTAACTCAAAAAACACTAAAATCTCAAACCCACAAGCTTCAAATCCCGACTCCATCTATACTTGTGGTTGTACTTTTAGTATATTCAACTAATgagccaaaaaagaaaaattatatgttaatgaaaTTCATACCAATTTGCCTCCATCTATTAGAATAGCGGAGTCACGTAGACTAAAATAAAGCTCCTTTTTAGACGGAAAAATCTGCGGGGAGACATATCTCGAGATAACATCTTCATAATCATCAGGCAAAAACTTATTCCAAATAACATCGGATTCAGCAGCAGAGTTGAATCCCCAAGAAGTAGCCAATGAGATGGCGACATCCTTCGGGGAAGTGAAGGAGAGAATATTAGAAACACAACCCTCTGGTAGCAATTGAAAATAGTCCATTGGAGAAACAATGAGTTTGGAAGTTTTGTTTTCTATAAAAACTGTTTATATAATAAACTTACAGAAGTTGTTGAAGAGTTTTAATGGTTAAGTATCAGCTAGTCAAggactaaaattaaataaataagttataaaaaaaaaataggtggaAATTCGAGGAAACAGAATCTTTTTGGCAACTtactaattaataaatagaagaaaatggtCTTTCGTGATCTCTTTTTGATTCGAGCATACATTGTTTGTTTTTAACGCAATTACTCACCATGGTTTCACACGTATAAGTCGGTGCATCAAAAAATCAACAAGAACATGACCAAATAGCCATAACACATGCATCATTGTTTATATCAAGAAAACACATACGTTAAATTATAGGATTGTACAATTTCTTCTTCATTCTGGTCTAAATTCGATTCCTTGAACAATAAGGCCACCTTTTCCATGAAGCCGCGTAATCTCCATCAATCGCGCTTCAATATCTCCATCTTCTCCTGAATCGTTGAAAAAGTTCCCCAACTCTATTTCCATCCATCCATCGAATCTTTTTTGTGGACGTTTCACATTGCGTTTGCGACTCCTAAACTTTTTCTCGACTAGACTCACGATGCTAGCTCGTCCCTCAGCCTCTTGGTCGCTCACACGATTCACAAATCTAACAAATGCATTAGCAATTTCTAGTCCTTCATGTCCCTCTACCAATTTGAACACTAAATAAACACCATATTTGGTTCTTTTTGACAACATTTCTGTTCCAATCGTGCCTCGTATATCAAGCCAACTTACAGCCTTCAAATGAGCCACTTCTGAAAATCTACAAAATAAAATGTTGTCTCAATATCTGTTTTTAATAAGTTTAAACTACATATTCCATCAAAGCAAATAATTTTTGCACCATCAAATCATATATATCTGCTGTGGTAGATAACCTATTTTATTACAAATTTTAAAGAGGATAACATGCAGATATTTCTTGTATTTTGGAACACAAACTATACTGTCGACAGTAAGTGGTGGAAGCAAGATCAccaaagaaattcaaaaaataataaaagtaaccGTGCAATGAAGCCCGGGGAAttcaacatctaacatacatgGAAATGACCTTGTTCTATATGCACCTTCTCAGCGAACCAGGCTCAGATGTACCTCCGTCAACCCCTAGCTCAGGTCAGGCCGAAAGTCCATTTAACTTAAAGCTCATTTTTTATTAGCAAAGTCACTTTTAATATACAGACATATAAGAAATGACATTTTTTTGTAAGCACTTTTTCAGCGACGCCCCACTAGCCAATAgtgtatataacttaaaactCGTTTCTGATTAGCAAACTCACTTCTAATAGACATACATATATGAAATGACCTTTTTATGCACTTTTTCAGCGAACCAGGCTCGGACGAACCTCCTTCCGCCCCAGGCTCAGCTCAGACCGATAGTATATATAACTCTAAAAAATTTGTTTTCGATTAGCAAAGTCACTTCTAATATAGAGCAATAAAATGACCAGAGATAAATAGAAGAACCTGGAGTCGGGGTGAGATATCCATTCCCAATACCATGGTGTATCAACTCCCCATGAAATAGCAAGTTCTCTAGCTGATATCATAAAACATTTCTTCCCTGTTTTCTTTTCAAGCGAAAAGCTCTGTTTCNNNNNNNNNNNNNNNNNNNNNNNNNNNNNNNNNNNNNNNNNNNNNNNNNNNNNNNNNNNNNNNNNNNNNNNNNNNNNNNNNNNNNNNNNNNNNNNNNNNNGAAGAAATAAATAAGATGAGTTAATATCTCATTTAAGACAAGTATTTTATTTCATCACATTAAGGAATGTACTATCTTTAACTCTCATCACGATAATTAATTTGAGTAAATGAATGCAGAATTTTTACTTTGCATTTTAATCTGCACAATTAATTAGAAAGAAATGAACGCAATGAATTCATTGTTATTCATGAAGGTAAAAGCTCACAATCTCCCTcaaaatgcaaagaaaaaaaataatcggAATGGTTTCTGGGCGAAAGGAAGGAACATGCACTTAAGTGTTaatatctttcgatttgaattgACACGTAGCGATATGAGGcaacaacaaatatccaaaaagtgaagtaTTCTTGAACTATATGGACATAAGTTGAGAACCCCACAACACATACTATATCGATTTTATACAAACTCCGTGATACTCATAAAGTGCTTTTATGGTCATGCACACAAACCTTGGGTCTCATGAGTAGTCTATAAAGACAACtcaagtctttcataaaaaggtgaccaaccttttactcTCACGCAGGTgatccatcaagtctatctcatagaTCACCTTAAGGCTATGGATCATTAAGAGCAAAAATAAGTTCAACCTTATAATACACTACCTCATGCCTTAGGGATAGGATATGTAGTGTTTATTGAAGGCCTATATGGCTTCGTTTGAGTGCAAATGGGTATTCACCATATTACCTCAATCCATAGGCTTTAGCCCCATCCCCCTCGATGATTCAAAGACCATTTTCTTTGTCAAACCCTTGGTCATAGGATCcgctaatttttttttggatcgTACATATTCCAAGAAAATAACACCATATTTCAACAATTGTTTAACTACACCATGTCTGATGTGAATATGTCTCGTTTTACCattgtatacactatttttaccaaTCCCAACTGCTGTCTGTGAGTCACAATGTAAAGAGACTGGTGACACTTGTcttccccataaaggcatatCTTCCAAAAGGTTTCTCAGCCACTCAACTTCTTGCCCTGCCAACTCAAGAGCAATGAATTCAGATTTCATGGTAGAACGTGCTATACAAGTCTTCTTTGAAGATTTTCATGAAATAGCACCTGCAcccaaagtaaacacatagccACTAGTAGAGCTAAGTTCATCATTAGTAGTCACCCAGTTTGCATCACAAAAATCTTCTAAAACAGcaagaaatttattaaaatgcaaacaccaatTCTAGTACCTCTCAGATATCTTAACAAGCGATAAAGAGCATTCCAGTGTTCACTACTAGGATTATGAGTATATTTACTCAATCTACTAACAGCATAAGCTATATCAGGCCgagtatagttcatgagaaacattataCTCCTAACTATTTTAGCATATTTAGTTTGAGAAACACTAGAATCTCTATTCTTTTTCAAGCGTATGCTAGGATCATAAGAAGTTCTCACTAAAACTATATCAAAACAATTAAACCTTTTcaacatcttttcaatataatgagactgacaCAAAGAGAAActagttcttttgatttttatccctaaaatcacatcagcgtgttcaaggtctttcatttcaaatttagaaaataaaaattttttagtctcatttacaacattcacattagggtcaaagattaacatgtcatccacatataaacatataatcacacaATCTGATCCTATCATTTTAGAATAAATACAGGTATCAGATGAATTAACAATAAAGCCATTATCcattaatgtgaaattaaatttGTTATACCACTGCTTATGTCCATATAAGGACtttctcaatttgcatactttatcCTCCTATCCTgggaccacaaaaccctcaggttgagtcatatagatctcttcttctaaatcaccatttaaaaatacatttttgacatccatttgatgtaccaCTAAACTGTGAATAGCAGCTAGATCAATAAAAGTTCTAATGATCATTATTTTAGTCACAagagaataagtatcaaaataatcaacacaTTTGTTTTGGTTAAAACCCCTAATCACAaatctagccttatatttatcaattgtaccatcaggcctcaatttttcttaaatatcCACTTGCTACTTATGGGTTTACAACCTTTAGGCAAATA
Proteins encoded:
- the LOC107851726 gene encoding F-box protein PP2-B10 (The sequence of the model RefSeq protein was modified relative to this genomic sequence to represent the inferred CDS: added 261 bases not found in genome assembly), which translates into the protein MDYFQLLPEGCVSDILSFTSPKDVAISSATSWGFNSAAESDVIWDKFLPDDYEDVVSRYVSPWIFPSKKELYFSLCDSPVLMDGGKLSFSLEKKTGKKCFMISARELAISWGVDTPWYWEWISHPDSRFSEVAHLKAVSWLDIRGTIGTEMLSKRTKYGVYLVFKLVEGHEGLEIANAFVRFVNRVSDQEAEGRASIVSLVEKKFRSRKRNVKRPQKRFDGWMEIELGNFFNDSGEDGDIEARLMEITRLHGKGGLIVQGIEFRPE